The Streptomyces laurentii genome contains a region encoding:
- a CDS encoding integral membrane protein (Integral membrane protein DUF95; cl00572;~identified by MetaGeneAnnotator; putative;~integral membrane protein [Amycolatopsis mediterranei U32]), with product MDLDVFVTAHRAEWDRLDHLLGRGRRLTGAEADELVTLYQRTATHLSVIQSSAPDPMLTARLTQLVARARAMVTGTRRASWRDAAAFFTAGFPAAVYRARHWWIPTALLSTLLGALIGWWVAAHPEVQSALGAPDHLREMTRPGGQYETYYSSHPAASFSAQVWTNNAQAAAVCLVLGAFLGIPVLLILFANMLNLGLGIGLMASAGRLDVFLGLILPHGLLELTAVFVAAGTGLRLGWTLVDPGPTTRRAALAQQGRAAIGMAIGLALVLFLSGLIEGFVTPSGLPTWARIGIGVVAELAFLAYVYVLGGRAARAGDTGDVEEADRPAELPTAA from the coding sequence ATGGACCTCGACGTCTTCGTCACCGCCCACCGCGCCGAGTGGGACCGTCTCGACCATCTGCTCGGCCGGGGCCGCCGGCTCACCGGCGCCGAGGCCGACGAACTCGTCACCCTCTACCAGCGCACGGCCACCCACCTCTCCGTGATCCAGTCGAGCGCCCCGGACCCGATGCTCACGGCACGGCTCACGCAGCTCGTCGCCCGGGCCCGCGCCATGGTCACCGGCACCCGCCGCGCCTCCTGGCGCGACGCGGCCGCCTTCTTCACCGCCGGTTTTCCCGCCGCCGTCTACCGCGCGCGCCACTGGTGGATACCGACCGCACTCCTCTCCACCCTGCTCGGCGCGCTGATCGGCTGGTGGGTGGCCGCCCATCCCGAGGTCCAGTCGGCGCTGGGCGCCCCGGACCACCTCCGCGAGATGACCCGCCCCGGCGGTCAGTACGAGACGTACTACTCCAGCCACCCGGCGGCGTCCTTCTCCGCCCAGGTCTGGACGAACAACGCCCAGGCCGCCGCCGTCTGCCTGGTCCTCGGCGCGTTCCTCGGCATCCCGGTCCTGCTGATCCTCTTCGCCAACATGCTGAACCTGGGCCTCGGCATCGGCCTCATGGCCTCCGCCGGCCGGCTCGACGTCTTCCTCGGCCTGATCCTTCCGCACGGCCTGCTCGAACTGACCGCCGTCTTCGTCGCCGCCGGTACGGGCCTCCGCCTCGGCTGGACCCTCGTCGACCCCGGACCGACCACCCGCCGCGCCGCCCTCGCCCAGCAGGGCCGCGCCGCGATCGGCATGGCCATCGGCCTGGCCCTGGTCCTCTTCCTCTCGGGCCTGATCGAAGGCTTCGTCACCCCGTCCGGCCTGCCTACCTGGGCCCGGATCGGCATCGGCGTCGTCGCCGAGCTGGCCTTCCTCGCGTACGTCTACGTCCTGGGCGGCCGCGCGGCCCGCGCCGGCGACACCGGCGACGTCGAGGAAGCCGACCGCCCCGCCGAGCTCCCGACCGCCGCCTGA
- a CDS encoding integral membrane protein (Predicted membrane protein/domain [Function unknown];~identified by MetaGeneAnnotator; putative;~integral membrane protein [Streptomyces davawensis JCM4913]) gives MSGVVTGDAVVLGLQPARLPSRALALVIDLAVIMVVYMAISLGLLLLTLSLDEAALAAVNVAAFVLVLVGAPIAVETLTHGRSLGKLACGLRVVRDDGGPIRFRHALVRGAMGVVEILMTSGVVAVIASLVSERGRRLGDVFAGTLVVRERVATSAGMMLPPPPPWLAGRFTGLDLSAVPDGLWLEIRQYLTRMRQLDPAVGQRMADRLANELVARTGAPPPPGVPAAAYLAGVVAERQAREAHRAFAAHPVPGAVPGPVPGAGAGFVPTYATPAAPPAVPTAPVVPVVPAAASAPADPPAPATGFAPPA, from the coding sequence GTGAGTGGAGTGGTGACGGGAGACGCCGTCGTCCTTGGGTTGCAGCCGGCGCGGCTGCCGAGCCGGGCGCTGGCGCTGGTGATCGATCTGGCCGTGATCATGGTCGTCTACATGGCGATCAGTCTCGGGCTGCTGCTGCTCACCTTGTCGCTGGACGAGGCCGCGCTCGCCGCGGTGAACGTCGCGGCGTTCGTCCTCGTCCTGGTCGGGGCGCCGATCGCCGTGGAGACGCTGACGCACGGGCGGTCCCTCGGAAAGCTGGCGTGCGGGCTGCGGGTGGTGCGGGACGACGGCGGGCCGATCCGGTTCCGGCACGCGCTGGTGCGCGGGGCGATGGGGGTCGTCGAGATCCTGATGACGTCCGGGGTGGTCGCCGTCATCGCGTCGCTGGTGTCGGAGCGGGGGCGACGGCTCGGGGACGTGTTCGCCGGGACGCTGGTGGTGCGGGAGCGGGTGGCCACGTCGGCGGGCATGATGCTGCCGCCTCCGCCGCCGTGGCTGGCGGGGCGGTTCACGGGGCTCGATCTGTCCGCCGTACCGGACGGGCTGTGGCTGGAGATACGGCAGTACCTGACGCGGATGCGGCAGCTGGATCCGGCGGTCGGGCAGCGGATGGCGGACCGGCTGGCCAACGAGCTGGTCGCGCGGACCGGGGCGCCTCCGCCGCCGGGGGTGCCGGCCGCCGCGTATCTGGCGGGCGTGGTCGCCGAGCGGCAGGCCCGGGAGGCACACCGGGCGTTCGCCGCGCACCCGGTGCCGGGAGCGGTGCCTGGGCCCGTGCCCGGGGCGGGTGCGGGGTTCGTGCCCACGTACGCCACGCCCGCGGCTCCGCCGGCCGTGCCCACCGCACCCGTCGTACCCGTCGTACCCGCAGCTGCCTCCGCGCCCGCCGATCCTCCGGCGCCCGCGACCGGGTTCGCGCCGCCGGCCTGA
- a CDS encoding hypothetical protein (Hypothetical protein XNR_1907 [Streptomyces albus J1074];~identified by MetaGeneAnnotator; putative), with translation MPRGRYSLHDPHDHTPLGEEHFQCAPGPSGWRYVARTTTPSGAPAGSVDLAVDERGRPIRLELRTAHWQVRGAALDGVTWVRTDPAGAHATEGTVRAHAFTGTSPAFLVALSRLLRLTPDSPETRVRLVAFTGPSLAPLTTDQSWSLVNSETHATDNGPLVVDEYRVGDLSTGETHSVHLAGDVVLAAPGIELEELDTPPNAF, from the coding sequence ATGCCCCGCGGCCGCTATTCGCTCCACGATCCGCACGACCACACCCCCCTCGGCGAAGAGCACTTCCAGTGCGCGCCCGGCCCCTCCGGCTGGCGCTACGTGGCACGGACCACCACCCCCTCGGGCGCGCCCGCCGGCTCCGTCGACCTGGCCGTCGACGAACGCGGCCGCCCCATCCGCCTCGAACTGCGCACCGCGCACTGGCAAGTCCGCGGCGCCGCCCTCGACGGCGTCACCTGGGTCCGTACCGACCCCGCCGGAGCCCATGCCACCGAAGGCACGGTCCGCGCCCACGCCTTCACGGGCACGTCCCCGGCATTCCTCGTCGCGCTCTCGCGTCTCCTGCGCCTCACCCCCGATTCCCCGGAGACCCGCGTCCGGCTCGTCGCCTTCACGGGACCCTCGCTGGCCCCCCTGACGACCGATCAGTCCTGGTCGCTGGTGAACAGTGAAACGCACGCCACTGACAACGGCCCGCTCGTCGTGGACGAGTACCGGGTCGGGGACCTGAGCACGGGGGAGACCCACAGCGTCCACCTGGCCGGTGACGTGGTCCTCGCGGCCCCCGGCATCGAACTCGAAGAGCTCGACACCCCGCCGAACGCCTTTTGA
- a CDS encoding adenosylhomocysteinase (Adenosylhomocysteinase; Provisional;~NAD+ binding site [chemical binding];~S-adenosyl-L-homocysteine hydrolase (AdoHycase) catalyzes the hydrolysis of S-adenosyl-L-homocysteine (AdoHyc) to form adenosine (Ado) and homocysteine (Hcy). The equilibrium lies far onthe side of AdoHyc synthesis, but in nature the removal of Ado and...; cd00401;~adenosylhomocysteinase [Amycolatopsis mediterranei U32];~identified by MetaGeneAnnotator; putative;~oligomerization interface [polypeptide binding]) — protein MTTVATQDYKVADLSLATFGRKEITLAEHEMPGLMAIRREYAEQQPLAGARITGSLHMTVQTAVLIETLVALGAEVRWASCNIFSTQDHAAAAIAVGPNGTPENPQGVPVFAWKGETLEEYWWCTEQALTWPNTPTGGPNMILDDGGDATLLVHKGVEFEKAGAAPDPSTADSEEYGYILRLLNRTLGENPQKWTQLASEIRGVTEETTTGVHRLYEMQRDGSLLFPAINVNDAVTKSKFDNKYGCRHSLIDGINRATDVLIGGKTAVVCGYGDVGKGCAESLRGQGARVIVTEIDPICALQAAMDGYQVATLDDVVETADIFVTTTGNKDIIMASDIARMKHQAIVGNIGHFDNEIDMAGLAQIPGIVKDEVKPQVHTWTFADGKVVIVLSEGRLLNLGNATGHPSFVMSNSFADQTLAQIELFAKTSEYPIGVYTLPKHLDEKVARLHLDALGVRLTTLRPEQAAYIGVPVEGPYKPDHYRY, from the coding sequence ATGACGACCGTCGCCACGCAGGACTACAAGGTCGCCGACCTGTCCCTGGCCACCTTCGGCCGCAAGGAGATCACCCTCGCCGAGCACGAGATGCCCGGCCTGATGGCGATCCGCCGGGAGTACGCCGAGCAGCAGCCGCTCGCCGGCGCCCGGATCACCGGCTCCCTGCACATGACCGTGCAGACCGCCGTTCTCATCGAGACCCTGGTCGCCCTCGGCGCCGAGGTCCGCTGGGCCTCCTGCAACATCTTCTCCACCCAGGACCACGCCGCCGCGGCCATCGCCGTCGGCCCGAACGGCACCCCGGAGAACCCGCAGGGCGTCCCGGTCTTCGCCTGGAAGGGCGAGACGCTGGAGGAGTACTGGTGGTGCACGGAGCAGGCGCTGACCTGGCCGAACACGCCCACCGGCGGCCCGAACATGATCCTCGACGACGGTGGTGACGCCACGCTCCTCGTCCACAAGGGCGTCGAGTTCGAGAAGGCCGGCGCCGCTCCGGACCCGTCCACCGCGGACAGCGAGGAGTACGGCTACATCCTCCGGCTGCTCAACCGCACGCTGGGCGAGAACCCGCAGAAGTGGACCCAGCTGGCGTCCGAGATCCGCGGCGTGACGGAGGAGACCACCACCGGTGTCCACCGCCTCTACGAGATGCAGCGCGACGGCTCCCTGCTGTTCCCGGCGATCAACGTGAACGACGCCGTGACGAAGTCGAAGTTCGACAACAAGTACGGCTGCCGCCACTCGCTGATCGACGGCATCAACCGCGCCACCGACGTCCTCATCGGCGGCAAGACGGCCGTCGTCTGCGGTTACGGCGACGTCGGCAAGGGCTGCGCGGAGTCGCTGCGCGGCCAGGGCGCCCGGGTCATCGTCACCGAGATCGACCCGATCTGCGCGCTGCAGGCCGCCATGGACGGCTACCAGGTCGCCACGCTCGACGACGTCGTCGAGACGGCGGACATCTTCGTCACCACGACGGGCAACAAGGACATCATCATGGCGTCCGACATCGCCCGGATGAAGCACCAGGCGATCGTCGGCAACATCGGCCACTTCGACAACGAGATCGACATGGCCGGCCTGGCCCAGATCCCGGGCATCGTCAAGGACGAGGTCAAGCCGCAGGTCCACACCTGGACGTTCGCGGACGGCAAGGTCGTCATCGTGCTGTCCGAGGGCCGTCTGCTCAACCTGGGCAACGCGACCGGTCACCCGTCGTTCGTGATGTCGAACTCGTTCGCGGACCAGACCCTGGCCCAGATCGAGCTCTTCGCCAAGACGTCCGAGTACCCGATCGGCGTCTACACGCTGCCCAAGCACCTCGACGAGAAGGTCGCCCGCCTCCACCTCGACGCGCTGGGCGTCAGGCTCACGACGCTCCGCCCGGAGCAGGCCGCGTACATCGGCGTCCCGGTCGAGGGCCCGTACAAGCCGGACCACTACCGCTACTGA
- a CDS encoding signal peptidase (identified by MetaGeneAnnotator; putative;~sequence version:1), translated as MRPGRGLRIAGLTLAPLGVLLIAAGFLLRVAYPGHTVQGTSMEPAYGPGDTLLAERVEPSELRRGDVVLVTAPEWGVSRDLLVRRVIGVGGDRVRSDGGRLYVNGRPLAEPYVAGTGGGPLGAEPDVEVTVPEGRLFLLGDNRANSNDARNHRDDPHQGTLPVTAARERVASGPLGAVGAGAGVFGGAVVLLTGLGLGLGGLLAGRAGRRAGPAWQVP; from the coding sequence ATGAGGCCGGGGCGGGGACTGCGGATCGCGGGACTGACACTGGCGCCGCTGGGGGTGCTGCTGATCGCCGCGGGGTTCCTCCTGCGCGTCGCGTACCCCGGCCACACGGTTCAGGGGACGTCGATGGAGCCGGCGTACGGGCCGGGCGACACGCTCCTCGCCGAGCGCGTCGAGCCGTCCGAGCTGCGGCGCGGGGATGTCGTCCTCGTCACCGCGCCCGAGTGGGGCGTGTCGCGCGACCTGCTGGTCAGGCGGGTCATCGGGGTCGGCGGCGACCGGGTCCGGAGCGACGGCGGGCGGCTGTACGTGAACGGCCGACCGCTCGCGGAGCCGTACGTCGCCGGGACGGGCGGCGGCCCGTTGGGCGCGGAGCCGGACGTCGAGGTGACCGTGCCCGAGGGGCGGCTGTTCCTGCTCGGCGACAACCGGGCGAACTCCAACGACGCGCGCAACCATCGGGACGACCCCCATCAGGGGACGCTTCCGGTCACCGCCGCGCGGGAGCGGGTCGCGAGCGGTCCGCTCGGCGCGGTCGGCGCGGGCGCCGGGGTCTTCGGCGGCGCGGTGGTGCTGCTGACCGGCCTCGGGCTCGGTCTCGGCGGGCTGCTGGCCGGGCGGGCCGGGCGGCGGGCCGGACCCGCCTGGCAGGTGCCGTAG
- a CDS encoding hypothetical protein (Cation efflux family; pfam01545;~identified by MetaGeneAnnotator; putative;~transporter [Streptomyces cattleya NRRL 8057 = DSM46488]) encodes MSASGGTKAIVAALGANLAIAVAKFVAFLFSGSSSMLAESVHSLADSGNQGLLLLGGKRAQREATPQHPFGYGRERYIYAFLVSIVLFSVGGMFAVYEGYEKIAHPHELESWYWPVGVLVFAIIAEGFSFRTAIKESNELRGSLSWRQFIRRAKAPELPVVLLEDFGALIGLVLALGGVGLAVLTGDGIWDGIGTLCIGILLITIAIVLAAETKSLLLGESAGADEVKKIEDAVVDGTSVTRLIHMRTLHLGPEELLVAAKIAVEAGDDAATVARAIDDAEARIRAAVPIARVIYLEPDIYRTKTA; translated from the coding sequence ATGAGCGCGTCAGGCGGAACCAAGGCGATCGTGGCGGCACTCGGCGCCAATCTCGCGATCGCCGTAGCCAAGTTCGTGGCGTTCCTCTTCAGCGGTTCGTCGTCGATGCTCGCCGAGAGCGTCCACTCGCTCGCCGACTCCGGCAACCAGGGCCTGCTCCTGCTCGGCGGCAAGCGCGCCCAGCGCGAGGCCACCCCGCAGCACCCCTTCGGCTACGGCCGCGAGCGCTACATCTACGCCTTCCTCGTCTCCATCGTGCTGTTCTCGGTCGGTGGCATGTTCGCCGTCTACGAGGGCTACGAGAAGATCGCCCACCCGCACGAGCTGGAGTCCTGGTACTGGCCCGTCGGTGTCCTCGTCTTCGCGATCATCGCGGAGGGCTTCTCCTTCCGCACCGCGATCAAGGAGTCGAACGAGCTGCGCGGCTCCCTGTCCTGGCGACAGTTCATCCGCCGCGCGAAGGCCCCCGAGCTGCCGGTCGTGCTCCTGGAGGACTTCGGCGCGCTCATCGGCCTCGTCCTCGCCCTCGGCGGCGTCGGCCTCGCCGTCCTCACCGGCGACGGCATCTGGGACGGCATCGGCACCCTCTGCATCGGCATCCTGCTCATCACCATCGCGATCGTCCTCGCCGCCGAGACCAAGTCGCTGCTGCTCGGCGAGTCCGCCGGCGCCGACGAGGTGAAGAAGATCGAGGACGCCGTCGTCGACGGCACCTCCGTCACCCGCCTCATCCACATGCGCACCCTGCACCTCGGCCCCGAGGAGCTGCTGGTCGCGGCCAAGATCGCGGTCGAGGCGGGCGACGACGCCGCCACGGTCGCCCGCGCGATCGACGACGCCGAGGCCCGCATCCGCGCCGCCGTGCCGATCGCCCGGGTCATCTACCTGGAGCCGGACATCTACCGGACCAAGACCGCCTGA